CGTCGGCGAGCCGGCGACGACCACGCGCCCCGGTCGTACCGGCCGCCGGTAGGAGACCAGCAGCCGGTCGCCGGGGCGCAGCCCCGGGCGCATCGAGTCCCCGCGCACCAGCGCCCAGCCCCAGGGCAGCGCCCGGCGGGCGGGCCGGGGCGGCCGGCCCGCCCGAGCGGGTGGGGACGTGTGACTCACGCGGAGTAGTGTCCCAGCCAAGAGTCAGACGACGTACGAGAGGACCTGCATGTTCGCCAAGCTGTTCGCGCCCACCATCGAGGTGTCTGCCCACTGCGACCTGCCCTGCGGTGTCTACGACCCCGCGCAGGCCCGCATCGAGGCCGAGTCGATCAAGGGCATCATCGCCAAGGTCGCCGACAACGACGACCCTGACTTCCGCACCCGCGCCATCATCATCAAGGAGCAGCGCGCCGAGATGGTCAAGCACCACCTGTGGGTGCTCTGGACCGACTACTTCAAGCCCCCGCACTTCGAGAAGTACCCCCAGCTGCACGTGCTGGTCAACGAGGCCACCAAGCTCGCCGGGGCCTCCGGCGCCAAGGGTGCCCTCGACGCCGACGTGGCCGACCAGCTGCTCGCCAAGATCGACGAGATCGCCGAGATCTTCTGGGAGACCAAGAAGGGCTGAACCACCCACGCGGCCCGCGACGGGTCGATGCGTTTGCGAGGGCCGGGCCCGGGGTAGCACCTCGGGGCCGGCCCTCGTGCCGTCAGCAGCCCCTCCTGCCCACTAGGGTGCGAGCACCCACACCCGTGAA
The Nocardioides marinisabuli genome window above contains:
- the sodN gene encoding superoxide dismutase, Ni translates to MFAKLFAPTIEVSAHCDLPCGVYDPAQARIEAESIKGIIAKVADNDDPDFRTRAIIIKEQRAEMVKHHLWVLWTDYFKPPHFEKYPQLHVLVNEATKLAGASGAKGALDADVADQLLAKIDEIAEIFWETKKG